One Sebastes umbrosus isolate fSebUmb1 chromosome 6, fSebUmb1.pri, whole genome shotgun sequence DNA window includes the following coding sequences:
- the adrm1 gene encoding proteasomal ubiquitin receptor ADRM1 isoform X2, with amino-acid sequence MSSGALFPSLVSGSRGSSSKYLVEFRAGKMSLKGNVVTPDKRKGSVYIQQSDDSLIHFCWKDRTSANVDDDLIIFPDDCEFKKVSQCTTGRVFVLKFKAGSKRLFFWMQEPKSDKDDEYCRKVNEYLNNPPIPGAAGSGGGSGHELSALGGEGGLQNLLGNMSHNQLMQLIGPTGLGGLGLGALAGPGLANLLGSGGAATSSSSSSSRSQSAAATPSSGGATRLSSSQAPTTPVTPAASAVSPTTVAPSTPASAQTPLAPASVGSPASHQPIQLSDLQSILATMNVPAVAAAAAGQGAAVDLASVCTPEMMAPILTNAEVQQRLLPFLPSGESLPQSAEEIQNTINSPQFQQSMSMFSSALASGQLGPLMNQFGLPADAVDAANRGDVEAFAKAMQGSKGDPKDKKEDDEDMSLD; translated from the exons ATGTCGTCAGGCGCTCTCTTTCCGAGCCTGGTGAGCGGCTCCAGGGGAAGCTCCAGCAAGTACCTGGTGGAGTTTCGTGCCGGGAAAATGAGCTTGAAGGGAAACGTAGTGACACCGGACAAACGCAAGGGCTCGGTGTACATCCAGCAGTCCGACGACTCCCTGATTCACTTCTGCTGGAAGGACAGGACCAGTGCGAATGTGGATGAT GACCTGATCATCTTCCCTGATGACTGTGAATTCAAGAAGGTGAGCCAGTGCACAACCGGACGCGTCTTTGTGCTGAAGTTCAAGGCCGGATCCAAGAGACTGTTCTTCTGGATGcag GAGCCAAAGTCCGACAAGGACGACGAGTACTGTCGTAAGGTGAACGAGTACCTGAACAACCCGCCCATTCCTGGAGCGGCAGGaagcggcggcggcagcggccACGAACTCTCTGCgctgggaggagagggaggcctGCAGAACCTGCTGGGAAATATGAGCCACAACCAGCTGATGCAGCTGATTGGACCGACGGGGCTGGGAGGACTGG GTCTGGGAGCTCTAGCAGGACCAGGACTCGCCAACTTGCTGGGCAGCGGAGGAGCAGCTACCAGCAGCTCCTCATCCAG CTCTCGTAGCCAGTCGGCAGCCGCCACTCCTTCGTCAGGCGGCGCCACCAGACTGAGCTCCTCTCAGGCCCCCACCACCCCGGTGACTCCTGCTGCCTCAGCTGTCTCCCCGACGACTGTTGCTCCCTCCACACCAG CCTCAGCTCAGACCCCTCTGGCCCCGGCCTCTGTTGGAAGCCCCGCCTCCCACCAGCCCATCCAGCTCAGTGACCTTCAGAGCATCCTTGCCACCATGAACGTCCcagcggtggcggcggcggcggctggTCAGGGAGCAGCAG TGGACCTGGCGAGCGTTTGCACCCCGGAGATGATGGCGCCCATCCTGACCAACGCTGAGGTCCAGCAGAggctcctccccttcctccccagCGGAGAAAGTTTACCGCAGAGCGCCGAGGAGATCCAGAACACAATCAACTCGCCTCAGTTCCAACAG TCGATGAGCATGTTCAGCAGCGCCTTGGCCTCCGGGCAGCTCGGCCCTCTCATGAATCAGTTCGGTCTGCCGGCAGATGCCGTGGACGCCGCCAACCGAGGAG ATGTGGAGGCGTTTGCCAAAGCCATGCAGGGCAGTAAAGGAGACCCCAAAGACAAGAAGGAGGACGACGAGGACATGAGTCTGGATTAG
- the adrm1 gene encoding proteasomal ubiquitin receptor ADRM1 isoform X1 → MSSGALFPSLVSGSRGSSSKYLVEFRAGKMSLKGNVVTPDKRKGSVYIQQSDDSLIHFCWKDRTSANVDDDLIIFPDDCEFKKVSQCTTGRVFVLKFKAGSKRLFFWMQEPKSDKDDEYCRKVNEYLNNPPIPGAAGSGGGSGHELSALGGEGGLQNLLGNMSHNQLMQLIGPTGLGGLGGLGALAGPGLANLLGSGGAATSSSSSSSRSQSAAATPSSGGATRLSSSQAPTTPVTPAASAVSPTTVAPSTPASAQTPLAPASVGSPASHQPIQLSDLQSILATMNVPAVAAAAAGQGAAVDLASVCTPEMMAPILTNAEVQQRLLPFLPSGESLPQSAEEIQNTINSPQFQQSMSMFSSALASGQLGPLMNQFGLPADAVDAANRGDVEAFAKAMQGSKGDPKDKKEDDEDMSLD, encoded by the exons ATGTCGTCAGGCGCTCTCTTTCCGAGCCTGGTGAGCGGCTCCAGGGGAAGCTCCAGCAAGTACCTGGTGGAGTTTCGTGCCGGGAAAATGAGCTTGAAGGGAAACGTAGTGACACCGGACAAACGCAAGGGCTCGGTGTACATCCAGCAGTCCGACGACTCCCTGATTCACTTCTGCTGGAAGGACAGGACCAGTGCGAATGTGGATGAT GACCTGATCATCTTCCCTGATGACTGTGAATTCAAGAAGGTGAGCCAGTGCACAACCGGACGCGTCTTTGTGCTGAAGTTCAAGGCCGGATCCAAGAGACTGTTCTTCTGGATGcag GAGCCAAAGTCCGACAAGGACGACGAGTACTGTCGTAAGGTGAACGAGTACCTGAACAACCCGCCCATTCCTGGAGCGGCAGGaagcggcggcggcagcggccACGAACTCTCTGCgctgggaggagagggaggcctGCAGAACCTGCTGGGAAATATGAGCCACAACCAGCTGATGCAGCTGATTGGACCGACGGGGCTGGGAGGACTGG GAGGTCTGGGAGCTCTAGCAGGACCAGGACTCGCCAACTTGCTGGGCAGCGGAGGAGCAGCTACCAGCAGCTCCTCATCCAG CTCTCGTAGCCAGTCGGCAGCCGCCACTCCTTCGTCAGGCGGCGCCACCAGACTGAGCTCCTCTCAGGCCCCCACCACCCCGGTGACTCCTGCTGCCTCAGCTGTCTCCCCGACGACTGTTGCTCCCTCCACACCAG CCTCAGCTCAGACCCCTCTGGCCCCGGCCTCTGTTGGAAGCCCCGCCTCCCACCAGCCCATCCAGCTCAGTGACCTTCAGAGCATCCTTGCCACCATGAACGTCCcagcggtggcggcggcggcggctggTCAGGGAGCAGCAG TGGACCTGGCGAGCGTTTGCACCCCGGAGATGATGGCGCCCATCCTGACCAACGCTGAGGTCCAGCAGAggctcctccccttcctccccagCGGAGAAAGTTTACCGCAGAGCGCCGAGGAGATCCAGAACACAATCAACTCGCCTCAGTTCCAACAG TCGATGAGCATGTTCAGCAGCGCCTTGGCCTCCGGGCAGCTCGGCCCTCTCATGAATCAGTTCGGTCTGCCGGCAGATGCCGTGGACGCCGCCAACCGAGGAG ATGTGGAGGCGTTTGCCAAAGCCATGCAGGGCAGTAAAGGAGACCCCAAAGACAAGAAGGAGGACGACGAGGACATGAGTCTGGATTAG